A region of Gammaproteobacteria bacterium DNA encodes the following proteins:
- a CDS encoding PAS domain S-box protein, whose protein sequence is MERVIELIRSAGDGAFAIDRLQRIVFWNDACREIFGYTADEVLGKPCYDIIGGTADDGCAVCRPDCPAMKARAEQQAIRPRHMSVHHKDGSERWTSVSTLQVPSSWSELSVLVHLVRDISTHKHIEALVGELTGDVARLKAGAPSQDNSAGIEMTRREREILQAMSTGKTSPEIAEHLNISRATVRNHIHNILSKLGVRNRLEAVILSLRAGLL, encoded by the coding sequence GTGGAGCGAGTCATAGAACTAATAAGGTCCGCAGGTGATGGAGCATTCGCGATCGACAGGCTGCAACGTATCGTTTTCTGGAACGATGCGTGCCGCGAGATATTCGGCTATACCGCCGACGAGGTGCTGGGCAAGCCCTGCTACGACATCATCGGCGGCACCGCCGACGACGGCTGCGCAGTGTGCCGCCCCGACTGCCCGGCGATGAAAGCACGGGCCGAGCAACAGGCCATTCGACCCCGCCACATGTCTGTGCACCACAAGGACGGCAGCGAGCGCTGGACCAGCGTCAGCACGCTGCAGGTGCCGTCGTCATGGAGCGAGCTGAGCGTGCTGGTGCACCTGGTGCGGGATATCAGCACCCACAAGCACATCGAAGCGCTGGTCGGCGAACTGACCGGCGACGTGGCCAGGCTGAAAGCTGGCGCGCCGTCGCAGGACAACTCCGCGGGCATCGAGATGACCCGGCGCGAACGTGAAATCCTCCAGGCCATGTCTACCGGAAAAACCTCGCCCGAGATCGCCGAGCACCTCAACATCAGCCGGGCCACAGTCCGCAATCACATACACAACATTCTTTCCAAGCTGGGCGTGCGCAACCGCCTGGAGGCCGTCATCCTCAGCCTGCGCGCGGGGTTGCTGTAA
- a CDS encoding DUF222 domain-containing protein — MEVAARQAVRPFTPVPNPKLQHIEKLADQIGELAGYLNAANCRFLELVAEFDELGGYAEQGAASCAHWLNWKCGIGMNAAREKVRTARALVSLPDIHASFAAGRISYSKVRAMTRVATPENEGYLLDIALHGTASHVEKLVRGYRWRIRHDEEKAADEKHLEDRYCHYHWDDDGALVVRARLTPEQGALFLTALEAGREAAADVTAVTPEEPEPVEWPQRRADGLALMAETFLAKGPAALNGGDRHQVILIADSAVLRGDAETGECRIDNGPVISMHKMRRLGCDASRRHIALDHNGEPVSIGRKSRTIPPPMRRAMLLRDGGCRFPGCDRSRFVDGHHIEHWADGGETSLANLVTLCRHHHRLVHEEGFAVRRSGANHFEFKSPRGNVIPDAALPQPGQADVSPVPEIPVNKDTGACGWDGLPMDYGEAVEALQHLDGRLLH; from the coding sequence ATGGAAGTTGCAGCCCGCCAGGCCGTCCGCCCGTTTACGCCCGTACCCAACCCCAAACTGCAGCACATCGAAAAGCTGGCCGACCAGATCGGCGAGCTGGCCGGCTATCTCAACGCGGCCAACTGCCGCTTTCTCGAACTGGTTGCCGAGTTCGACGAGCTCGGCGGCTATGCCGAACAGGGGGCAGCAAGCTGTGCCCACTGGCTCAACTGGAAGTGCGGCATCGGCATGAACGCAGCGCGCGAAAAAGTCCGCACCGCGCGGGCGCTGGTATCGCTGCCGGATATTCATGCCAGTTTTGCCGCCGGGCGCATCAGTTATTCCAAGGTGCGCGCGATGACGCGCGTGGCGACGCCGGAAAACGAGGGCTACCTGCTCGACATCGCGCTGCACGGCACCGCCAGCCACGTCGAAAAGCTGGTGCGCGGCTACCGCTGGCGCATCCGTCACGACGAGGAAAAAGCCGCTGACGAAAAACACCTCGAAGACCGCTACTGTCACTACCACTGGGATGACGATGGTGCGTTGGTGGTCAGGGCGCGGCTCACGCCTGAACAGGGCGCGTTATTTTTGACAGCCCTGGAAGCCGGGCGCGAAGCGGCCGCCGACGTTACCGCGGTAACGCCGGAAGAGCCCGAACCGGTGGAATGGCCACAACGCCGTGCCGATGGCCTGGCGCTGATGGCCGAGACTTTCCTGGCAAAAGGGCCGGCCGCGCTGAACGGTGGCGACCGCCACCAGGTCATACTTATTGCTGATAGCGCGGTGTTGCGTGGTGACGCGGAAACCGGCGAGTGCCGTATCGACAATGGCCCGGTGATCAGTATGCACAAGATGCGCCGGCTGGGCTGCGATGCATCGCGCCGTCATATTGCGCTGGATCATAACGGCGAGCCGGTCAGCATCGGCCGCAAAAGCCGCACCATTCCGCCACCGATGCGTCGCGCGATGCTGTTGCGCGATGGCGGCTGCCGTTTTCCCGGCTGTGACCGCAGCCGCTTTGTCGATGGTCATCACATCGAGCACTGGGCCGATGGCGGTGAGACCTCGCTGGCCAATCTGGTCACGCTGTGCCGGCACCATCACCGGCTGGTGCATGAGGAAGGCTTCGCGGTGCGCCGGTCCGGGGCCAACCATTTCGAGTTCAAATCCCCCCGCGGTAACGTCATTCCCGATGCGGCCCTGCCGCAGCCGGGCCAGGCCGACGTCAGCCCGGTGCCGGAAATACCTGTAAATAAGGACACCGGCGCCTGTGGCTGGGACGGCCTGCCGATGGACTACGGCGAAGCGGTGGAGGCGCTGCAGCATCTCGACGGCAGGCTGCTGCACTGA
- a CDS encoding DUF4956 domain-containing protein, whose protein sequence is MRKSIGIAIPASIITVYYLVAILGALWLLDAFPAVRDFFPVGGIEFTGDRSGDSFEPVYTEESEPGIYTHIGAIRLAVAMLGTAVLMVPISWVYFITYGRKEIDQSFVQTVVMLPIVVAGIATIVQNSLALAFSLAGIVAAVRFRFTLDQPAHALYIFAAIGIGLGAGIGALGVATVISIAFVYATLALWKLEYGGNLRGKFLSFISVRDTDQDL, encoded by the coding sequence ATGCGTAAATCAATTGGCATCGCTATTCCTGCGTCGATCATCACGGTGTACTACCTGGTGGCAATCCTCGGTGCGCTTTGGCTGCTCGACGCCTTCCCGGCCGTTCGTGACTTTTTCCCCGTCGGCGGCATCGAGTTTACCGGCGATCGCTCCGGCGACTCCTTCGAGCCGGTCTACACCGAAGAGAGCGAGCCCGGCATTTATACCCACATCGGCGCCATCCGGCTGGCGGTGGCCATGCTGGGCACGGCGGTGCTGATGGTGCCGATCTCGTGGGTGTATTTCATCACCTATGGCCGCAAGGAAATTGACCAGTCATTCGTGCAGACCGTCGTCATGTTGCCGATCGTTGTTGCCGGTATCGCCACCATCGTGCAAAACAGCCTGGCACTGGCGTTCAGCCTGGCCGGCATCGTTGCCGCGGTGCGTTTTCGTTTTACCCTCGATCAGCCGGCGCATGCGCTCTATATTTTTGCCGCTATCGGCATCGGCCTGGGTGCGGGTATCGGCGCACTGGGGGTGGCAACGGTCATCTCGATTGCCTTCGTCTATGCCACGCTGGCACTGTGGAAGCTGGAATATGGCGGCAACCTGCGTGGCAAGTTTCTGTCGTTTATCTCGGTACGCGATACCGACCAGGACCTATGA
- a CDS encoding CoA-acylating methylmalonate-semialdehyde dehydrogenase: MTVQAIKPEAGTTLGHYINGQVVADDNRPLPVYNPATGEACRHVAMASQATVQQAIAAAHAAFPAWRDTPPLKRARIMFRFKQLLEQHADEIVALLTAEHGKVLDDARGEFGRGVEVVEYACAAPELLKGEHTKNVGPNIDSWSEQQPLGVVAGITPFNFPAMVPMWMYPLAIVCGNTFVLKPSEKDPSAPLRCAQLLGEAGLPDGVLNVVNGDKEAVDTLLTHKDVEAVSFVGSTAVAEYIYQTGTSHGKRVQALGGAKNHAVVMPDADMENAAAALMGAAFGSCGERCMAISVAVCVGEQTADTIVSKLQQRIAELKVGDGTDPGSDMGPLISAPHFDKVKGYVDTGVSEGAELVVDGRGLKVSEREDGYFLGACLFDQVKPGMSIYEDEIFGPVLCVVRVDSQEEAMRLIDAHEYGNGTCIFTRDGEAARYFSDNIRVGMVGINVPLPVPVATHSFGGWKRSLFGDLYAYGPDAIRFYTRRKTITQRWPSGGVREKANFSFPSNN; encoded by the coding sequence ATGACTGTACAAGCGATAAAACCCGAAGCCGGCACCACGCTGGGACATTATATTAATGGCCAGGTGGTCGCCGACGACAACCGCCCGCTGCCCGTTTATAACCCGGCAACCGGCGAGGCTTGCCGTCACGTGGCGATGGCATCGCAGGCGACGGTGCAACAGGCCATTGCCGCGGCGCACGCGGCATTTCCGGCGTGGCGCGATACGCCTCCGCTGAAACGCGCCCGCATCATGTTCCGCTTCAAGCAACTGCTGGAGCAACACGCCGATGAAATAGTCGCATTGCTCACTGCCGAGCACGGCAAGGTGCTCGACGATGCGCGTGGCGAGTTTGGCCGCGGCGTCGAAGTTGTCGAGTACGCCTGCGCCGCGCCGGAACTGCTCAAGGGCGAACACACAAAAAACGTCGGACCCAACATCGACAGCTGGTCCGAGCAGCAGCCGCTGGGCGTGGTGGCCGGCATCACCCCGTTCAACTTCCCGGCGATGGTGCCGATGTGGATGTACCCGCTGGCAATAGTCTGCGGTAACACCTTTGTATTGAAACCTTCGGAAAAAGACCCCAGCGCTCCGCTGCGCTGCGCCCAGCTGCTTGGCGAAGCCGGCCTGCCCGACGGCGTGCTGAACGTGGTCAACGGCGACAAGGAGGCCGTCGATACGCTGTTGACGCACAAAGACGTCGAAGCAGTGAGCTTTGTCGGTTCGACCGCGGTTGCCGAATACATCTACCAGACCGGCACCAGCCACGGTAAACGCGTTCAGGCGCTGGGCGGCGCGAAAAACCATGCCGTGGTGATGCCCGATGCCGACATGGAAAACGCCGCCGCTGCACTGATGGGCGCGGCGTTTGGCTCCTGTGGCGAGCGCTGCATGGCGATTTCCGTTGCCGTGTGTGTCGGCGAGCAAACTGCCGACACCATCGTAAGCAAACTGCAGCAGCGTATCGCCGAGCTCAAAGTGGGTGACGGCACCGATCCGGGCAGTGATATGGGCCCGCTGATCAGCGCGCCGCATTTCGACAAGGTCAAAGGCTATGTTGACACCGGCGTGAGCGAAGGCGCCGAACTGGTCGTCGACGGGCGTGGTCTGAAAGTAAGTGAACGCGAAGACGGCTATTTTCTCGGCGCCTGCCTGTTCGACCAGGTCAAACCGGGTATGAGCATCTACGAAGATGAAATTTTTGGCCCGGTACTGTGCGTGGTGCGGGTCGACTCGCAGGAAGAAGCCATGCGGCTGATCGACGCGCACGAGTATGGCAACGGCACCTGTATCTTCACCCGCGACGGCGAAGCAGCGCGCTACTTCAGCGACAACATCCGCGTCGGCATGGTCGGCATAAACGTGCCGCTGCCGGTGCCGGTGGCCACCCACAGCTTCGGCGGCTGGAAGCGCTCGCTGTTTGGCGACCTGTATGCGTACGGCCCGGATGCAATCCGGTTCTATACCCGCCGCAAGACCATCACCCAACGCTGGCCGTCTGGTGGCGTCCGTGAAAAGGCAAACTTTTCCTTCCCCAGCAATAACTGA
- a CDS encoding aspartate aminotransferase family protein — protein MTVSAEHIESYWLPFTSNRDFKKQPRVISGASGHYYTTDDGRRLYDAFSGLWTSGLGHCHPKIVEAVQQQVATMDYCMGFQATNDKACELAGKLTDLAPEGFNHCFFTNSGSEAVDTALKIALGYHRAVGEGHRTRLIGRERGYHGVNFGGISVGGMAPNRKVYSANLIPGVDHLPHTHNLEHNAFSKGQPKWGAHLADELERIAALHDGSNIAAVIVEPVAGSTGILPPPVGYLERLREICDQHGILLIFDEVITAFGRVGASFGAERFGVMPDIITTAKGLTNGVIPMGAVIVRDEIYQAYMQGPPHMIELFHGYTYSGHPVAAAAGLAALQVYQDEGTFEQARALESHFEAALHSLADHWLVTDVRNFGLMGAVELASREGAPGARGMEAHKTCFWDENLVIRNGMDILQFSPFLNSKPEDISNTFETVRRVLDRIE, from the coding sequence ATGACTGTCAGCGCCGAACACATTGAATCCTACTGGTTGCCGTTTACCTCCAACCGCGACTTCAAAAAACAGCCGCGCGTGATATCCGGCGCCAGCGGTCACTACTACACCACCGACGACGGGCGCCGTCTTTACGATGCTTTTTCCGGCCTGTGGACTTCAGGCCTGGGGCACTGTCATCCGAAAATTGTCGAGGCCGTGCAGCAGCAGGTCGCGACGATGGACTACTGCATGGGTTTCCAGGCGACCAACGACAAGGCTTGTGAACTGGCCGGCAAACTCACCGACCTGGCGCCGGAAGGATTCAATCACTGTTTTTTTACCAACTCCGGATCAGAAGCGGTCGACACCGCGCTGAAAATTGCGCTGGGTTATCACCGCGCCGTCGGCGAAGGCCATCGCACCCGGCTGATCGGTCGCGAGCGCGGTTATCACGGCGTCAACTTCGGCGGCATCTCGGTCGGCGGCATGGCACCGAACCGCAAGGTTTACAGTGCCAACCTGATACCCGGTGTCGATCACCTGCCGCATACGCATAATCTTGAACACAATGCATTCAGCAAGGGCCAGCCCAAGTGGGGCGCGCACCTGGCCGACGAGCTGGAGCGCATCGCGGCGCTGCACGACGGCAGCAACATCGCCGCGGTAATCGTTGAACCGGTAGCCGGCTCCACCGGTATCCTGCCGCCGCCGGTCGGTTACCTCGAGCGGCTGCGTGAAATCTGTGACCAGCACGGCATCCTGCTGATCTTCGACGAAGTCATTACCGCCTTCGGCCGTGTCGGCGCGTCATTCGGCGCGGAGCGTTTTGGCGTTATGCCCGATATCATTACCACCGCAAAGGGGCTGACAAACGGCGTCATCCCGATGGGCGCGGTCATCGTGCGCGACGAGATCTACCAGGCCTACATGCAGGGCCCGCCGCACATGATCGAGCTGTTTCATGGCTACACCTATTCCGGTCACCCGGTGGCCGCCGCCGCCGGACTGGCAGCGCTACAGGTTTACCAGGATGAAGGGACCTTCGAACAGGCGCGCGCACTGGAAAGCCACTTCGAAGCTGCACTGCATTCACTGGCCGACCACTGGCTGGTAACCGATGTGCGTAACTTCGGCCTGATGGGCGCGGTCGAGCTGGCCTCACGCGAGGGCGCGCCCGGCGCACGCGGCATGGAGGCGCACAAGACGTGCTTCTGGGACGAAAACCTCGTCATCCGCAACGGCATGGATATCCTGCAGTTCTCGCCGTTCCTCAACTCGAAACCCGAAGACATTTCCAATACATTTGAAACCGTCCGCCGCGTGCTGGACCGTATCGAGTAA
- a CDS encoding acyltransferase: protein MQKVKCGLIQMSLKGDASMEPAQIRDLMIEAHIPYIKSAAEQGVQVLCFQEVFTQPYFCPSQDRKWYAAAEAVPDGHTTRLMQEYAKKHNMVIVVPIYEEAMTGVYYNTAAVIDADGNYLGKYRKSHIPQVDPGFYEKFFFKPGDLGYPVFDTAYLKLGVYICYDRHFPEGWRALALNGAEYILNPSATVAGLSKYLWELEQPASAAANGVFIGAINRVGKEQPWADQMGEFYGSSYIVNPRGQIEAQASYGDDELLVHEINLDMVREVRNTWQFFRDRRPETYGPLTDV, encoded by the coding sequence ATGCAGAAAGTAAAGTGCGGGCTGATCCAGATGTCGCTCAAGGGCGATGCCTCCATGGAGCCGGCGCAGATTCGCGATCTGATGATCGAAGCGCACATTCCTTATATCAAGAGTGCAGCCGAGCAGGGCGTGCAGGTGCTGTGCTTCCAGGAAGTGTTTACCCAGCCGTACTTTTGCCCGAGCCAGGACCGCAAATGGTACGCTGCCGCCGAAGCGGTGCCCGACGGGCACACGACACGGCTGATGCAGGAGTACGCCAAGAAACACAACATGGTCATCGTCGTGCCGATCTACGAAGAGGCCATGACCGGCGTCTACTACAACACGGCCGCGGTCATCGATGCCGACGGCAACTACCTTGGCAAGTACCGCAAGTCGCACATCCCGCAGGTCGATCCGGGTTTTTACGAAAAGTTTTTCTTCAAGCCCGGTGATCTCGGTTACCCGGTATTCGATACGGCTTACCTCAAGCTTGGCGTTTATATTTGTTACGACCGCCACTTTCCCGAGGGCTGGCGCGCGCTGGCGCTCAACGGCGCCGAGTACATATTGAATCCATCGGCTACTGTCGCCGGGTTGAGCAAGTACCTTTGGGAGCTGGAGCAGCCGGCATCGGCCGCCGCGAATGGCGTGTTCATCGGCGCCATAAACCGTGTCGGCAAGGAGCAACCGTGGGCCGACCAGATGGGCGAGTTTTACGGCTCCAGCTACATCGTCAATCCGCGTGGACAGATCGAGGCGCAGGCCAGCTACGGCGACGACGAATTACTGGTGCACGAGATCAACCTCGACATGGTACGCGAGGTGCGTAACACCTGGCAGTTCTTCCGTGACCGCCGGCCGGAAACTTACGGGCCGTTGACCGACGTTTAA
- a CDS encoding NCS1 family nucleobase:cation symporter-1, which translates to MPELPAVSTLKNVGEHIELELGQDLAASPRYNDDIAPTKATLRTWNRWNIAALWVGMAICVPTYMLGGILTSAFGLSVSEALWTILIANVIVLIPLTLNAFPGTRYGIPCPVVLRASFGIIGSNVPSLIRALVACGWFGIQTLLGGYAIHILLSVLFDGWATLGSVGEVFGFFIFWFANIIVVIRGSESIKLLETLAAPMLLGVAIGLIIWAAPKVSITDVLATPANRAADASFWPLFGGALTAMVGFWATLSLNIPDFSRYARSQRAQVVGQIIGLPLTMFLFAGLGVLLTAASTELVGEPISDPINLIGRIDSPFWVVLAMFVIILATISTNTAANIVSPTNVFQNVAPKYINENKGVILTGLIGIALMSWELLKKLGWLDTDVSVESLYSNWLIGYSSLLGPIAGIMVVDYFLVKGQRYDVLALYQDNAGYPAWHLPGFVAFGVPVALTLVALTTGMMSWFYDYGWFTGSILGGIIYYLMSRMTQR; encoded by the coding sequence ATGCCCGAGCTACCCGCAGTCAGCACGCTGAAAAACGTTGGCGAGCACATCGAGCTCGAGCTGGGCCAGGATCTTGCCGCCAGCCCGCGTTACAACGACGACATCGCCCCGACAAAGGCGACGCTGCGCACCTGGAACCGCTGGAACATCGCTGCGCTGTGGGTCGGCATGGCGATCTGCGTACCGACTTACATGCTTGGCGGCATACTCACTTCCGCATTCGGTCTGTCGGTTTCCGAAGCGTTGTGGACGATCCTGATCGCCAACGTGATCGTACTGATACCGCTGACCCTCAATGCATTTCCCGGCACGCGCTACGGCATTCCCTGCCCGGTGGTGTTGCGGGCCTCGTTCGGCATTATCGGTTCCAACGTGCCATCGCTGATCCGCGCGCTGGTGGCCTGCGGCTGGTTCGGCATACAGACTTTGCTGGGCGGTTACGCGATACACATATTGCTGTCGGTGCTGTTCGACGGCTGGGCCACGCTCGGCTCTGTCGGCGAGGTGTTCGGTTTTTTCATTTTCTGGTTTGCCAACATTATTGTTGTCATCCGCGGCTCGGAATCGATCAAGCTCCTGGAGACGCTGGCCGCGCCGATGCTGCTGGGCGTTGCCATCGGCCTGATCATCTGGGCCGCGCCGAAAGTGTCGATTACCGATGTGCTGGCCACACCGGCAAACCGTGCCGCCGACGCGTCTTTCTGGCCGCTGTTTGGCGGCGCGTTAACGGCGATGGTCGGTTTCTGGGCCACGTTGTCGCTGAACATTCCCGACTTCAGCCGCTACGCGCGCTCACAGCGGGCGCAGGTCGTCGGCCAGATCATTGGTTTGCCGCTGACGATGTTCCTGTTTGCCGGTCTCGGCGTGTTGCTCACCGCGGCATCGACGGAACTGGTCGGCGAGCCGATTTCCGACCCGATTAATCTTATCGGTCGTATCGACAGCCCGTTCTGGGTGGTGCTGGCAATGTTCGTGATTATCCTGGCCACCATTTCGACCAACACGGCGGCCAATATCGTGTCGCCCACCAACGTGTTCCAGAACGTGGCGCCGAAGTACATCAACGAGAACAAGGGCGTGATCCTCACGGGTCTCATCGGTATCGCGCTGATGAGCTGGGAGCTGCTGAAAAAACTCGGCTGGCTGGATACCGACGTCAGCGTCGAAAGCCTGTACTCCAACTGGCTGATCGGTTACTCCAGTCTGCTGGGGCCGATTGCCGGCATCATGGTGGTCGACTACTTCCTGGTAAAAGGCCAGCGCTACGACGTGCTGGCGCTGTACCAGGACAACGCGGGCTATCCGGCGTGGCACCTGCCCGGTTTTGTCGCGTTCGGCGTGCCGGTGGCGCTGACCCTGGTGGCTTTAACCACCGGTATGATGAGCTGGTTTTACGATTACGGCTGGTTTACCGGTTCGATCCTCGGCGGGATCATTTATTATCTAATGAGTCGAATGACGCAGAGGTGA
- the hydA gene encoding dihydropyrimidinase translates to MAVLIKGGTVVTAGKTRRADVLCDNGKIVAVDDAIDAPAGAEVVDAGGQYVMPGGIDPHTHMQLPFMGTVASEDFYTGTAAGLAGGTTMIIDFVIPNPQQNIMEAYKQWREWAEKAVADYSFHVAITWWDDTVSDDMETLVRDYGVNSFKHFMAYKGAIMATDEILVNSFMKAVELGAITTVHAENGELVYRLQQKIYEMGITGPEGHPLSRPPEVEGEAANRAIRIAEVLNCPLYVVHVSCRQALEAITRARNEGQRVFGEVLAGHLLIDDSVYRDKDFERAAAHVMSPPFRTPEHQVALWQGLQSGNLQTTATDHCCFCADQKAAGADDFRLIPNGCAGVENRMEVLWHHGVNSGKLTMNEFVKVTSTNAAQIFNIYPRKGSVSVGADADLVVWDPAATKTISAKTHKQNIDFNVFEGMTVQGCASHTISAGKVVFADGDLRVERGAGRYVDRPPFAPYYDALNRQAELATPTKVER, encoded by the coding sequence ATGGCGGTACTGATCAAGGGTGGAACGGTAGTCACGGCGGGCAAGACGCGTCGTGCCGATGTGTTGTGCGACAACGGTAAAATCGTAGCCGTAGACGACGCCATCGACGCGCCGGCCGGCGCCGAGGTGGTTGACGCCGGCGGCCAGTACGTGATGCCGGGCGGGATCGATCCGCATACCCACATGCAGCTGCCGTTCATGGGCACAGTGGCGAGCGAGGATTTTTACACCGGCACCGCGGCCGGGCTGGCCGGCGGCACGACGATGATCATCGATTTCGTCATCCCCAACCCGCAACAGAACATCATGGAAGCCTACAAGCAGTGGCGCGAGTGGGCGGAAAAAGCGGTTGCTGATTATTCTTTCCATGTTGCCATCACCTGGTGGGACGACACGGTAAGCGACGACATGGAAACGCTGGTGCGCGACTACGGCGTGAACAGCTTCAAGCATTTCATGGCGTACAAGGGCGCCATCATGGCGACCGACGAGATACTGGTAAACAGCTTTATGAAAGCCGTGGAGCTGGGCGCCATTACCACCGTGCACGCCGAGAACGGCGAACTGGTTTACCGGCTGCAGCAGAAAATTTACGAGATGGGCATCACCGGGCCGGAAGGGCACCCGCTGTCGCGTCCGCCGGAAGTCGAGGGCGAAGCCGCCAACCGCGCGATACGCATCGCCGAAGTGCTCAACTGCCCGCTTTACGTGGTGCATGTTTCCTGCCGCCAGGCGCTTGAGGCAATTACCCGTGCCCGTAACGAAGGCCAGCGGGTATTTGGCGAGGTGCTGGCCGGGCATTTGCTCATTGACGACTCGGTCTATCGCGACAAGGACTTCGAACGCGCCGCGGCGCACGTGATGAGCCCGCCGTTTCGAACGCCGGAACACCAGGTGGCGCTGTGGCAGGGGCTGCAGTCGGGCAACCTGCAGACCACGGCTACCGATCACTGCTGCTTCTGCGCCGACCAGAAAGCGGCCGGCGCCGATGATTTCCGGCTCATACCCAACGGCTGCGCCGGGGTCGAGAACCGCATGGAAGTGCTGTGGCATCACGGTGTCAACAGCGGCAAGCTGACCATGAACGAGTTTGTCAAAGTCACCTCGACCAATGCCGCGCAGATTTTTAATATTTACCCGCGCAAGGGCAGCGTGTCGGTTGGCGCCGATGCTGACCTGGTGGTGTGGGACCCGGCCGCGACAAAGACAATTTCGGCGAAAACGCACAAGCAGAACATTGACTTCAATGTGTTCGAAGGCATGACGGTGCAGGGCTGTGCCTCGCACACCATAAGCGCCGGCAAGGTGGTGTTTGCCGACGGCGACCTGCGGGTGGAGCGGGGCGCCGGGCGCTATGTTGACCGGCCGCCATTTGCGCCGTATTACGATGCGCTTAACCGGCAGGCCGAGCTGGCCACGCCGACAAAGGTCGAACGCTGA
- a CDS encoding NAD(P)-dependent oxidoreductase: MSKNIKPGRLSKAEIEQNFADLHRPLKDAEALIAADRCYFCYDAPCTTACPTGIDIPGFIQRIRSGNLKSSAEVILSANIMGGMCARVCPTEVLCEEACVRNTHEDKPVEIGLLQRHATDPILDDNVQLFERAPATGKRIAVVGGGPAGLSCAHRLASLGHDVVVYCRDEKPGGLNEYGIAAYKTVDDFARREVEYILAIGGIELRNNVTLGTDFTLAELRDKYDAVFLGFGLGGVNALRLAGEDKPGVEDAVDYIAQLRQTADKSTLPVGRRVVVIGGGMTAIDIAVQSKRLGAEEVTIAYRRGPEQMNASRYEQQVAQTSGVKIRHWLQPRQILGDDHVTGVEFEYTQMDGGKLRGSGETLTLPADVVFKAIGQKVAWDDLGQTQQALAIEHGRIVVDEQRRTSLPDVWAGGDCVPGGEDLTVSAVEDGKVAASAINEFLEVQHG; this comes from the coding sequence CTGAGCAAGAACATAAAACCCGGCCGGCTGAGCAAAGCCGAAATCGAGCAGAATTTCGCCGACCTGCACCGGCCGCTGAAAGACGCCGAGGCGCTGATAGCCGCCGATCGCTGCTATTTCTGCTACGACGCGCCGTGTACCACGGCCTGTCCCACCGGTATCGATATACCTGGATTTATCCAGCGCATCCGCAGCGGCAACCTGAAAAGCTCGGCCGAAGTGATCCTGTCGGCCAACATCATGGGCGGCATGTGCGCACGCGTCTGCCCGACCGAGGTGCTGTGCGAGGAGGCCTGCGTGCGCAACACGCACGAGGACAAGCCGGTGGAGATCGGCCTGCTGCAGCGCCATGCCACCGACCCGATTCTCGACGACAACGTCCAGCTTTTCGAACGTGCGCCGGCGACCGGCAAACGTATCGCAGTGGTCGGCGGCGGCCCGGCGGGGCTGTCCTGCGCTCACCGGCTGGCCAGTCTTGGTCATGACGTAGTGGTTTACTGTCGCGACGAGAAGCCGGGCGGGTTGAACGAATACGGTATCGCTGCTTACAAGACAGTCGACGATTTTGCCCGCCGCGAAGTGGAATACATTCTGGCTATTGGCGGCATCGAGTTACGCAACAATGTAACGCTCGGTACGGATTTCACGCTGGCAGAGTTGCGTGATAAATACGACGCGGTATTTCTCGGCTTCGGCCTCGGCGGCGTCAATGCGCTGCGGCTGGCAGGCGAAGACAAGCCGGGTGTGGAAGATGCCGTCGACTATATCGCGCAACTGCGACAAACCGCTGACAAGAGCACGCTGCCGGTGGGCCGCCGCGTTGTTGTCATCGGCGGAGGCATGACGGCAATCGATATCGCGGTGCAGAGCAAGCGTCTCGGTGCCGAGGAGGTCACGATTGCCTACCGTCGCGGTCCGGAACAGATGAACGCCAGCCGTTACGAGCAGCAGGTGGCGCAGACCAGCGGCGTGAAGATCAGGCACTGGTTGCAGCCACGGCAGATACTCGGCGATGACCACGTCACCGGCGTGGAGTTCGAATACACGCAGATGGACGGCGGCAAACTGCGCGGCAGCGGTGAAACTTTGACGCTGCCGGCCGACGTGGTGTTCAAGGCGATCGGCCAGAAAGTTGCGTGGGACGATCTGGGGCAGACGCAGCAAGCACTGGCAATCGAACATGGCCGCATCGTTGTTGATGAGCAGCGCCGGACGTCCCTGCCCGACGTGTGGGCCGGCGGCGACTGCGTGCCGGGCGGCGAAGACCTGACGGTATCGGCCGTCGAAGATGGCAAGGTTGCGGCCAGCGCTATCAACGAATTCCTGGAGGTGCAGCATGGCTGA